AGCTCTTATCATCCCTACACCATCTTCTATTTGCCCAAAATCCCCATAAAATTTTGTTTCAGGTATCTCTTCTTCAGCTAATACATAAAATTCATCAGAGAGCCTTATAAAAGGATTACCTATATTCTTTATGTACTTTTCTTGAAGGAATTTTAATTCCTCTATCTCTTTTTTTGCAGTTTCTTTTGAGTATATCTCTATTTCATGCAGGCCTTCTCTGAATTTAGTTATGCCTACAGGAACTGCTGCTACATTTCTAATCTGAGGATATAATTTATATAGGTCTTCTATAGTATTCTTTAATTCATCACCATTATTTATACCAGGACAAAGTACTATTTGGCAATTCATTATTATACCCGCTTCTGCAAAACGTTCCATGTATTTATATACTTTACCTGCAAATCTATTTTTAAGCATTTTTACTCTTAATTCTGGATTAGTGGTATGTACTGATATATTAATAGGGCTAATTTTATAATCTATAATTCTTTGAATTTCTTCCTCTTTCATATTTGTTAGAGTAACAAAATTTCCTTGAAGAAAAGCAAGTCTGGAATCATCATCTTTAAAATACAATGTATTCCTCATACCCTTAGGCATTTGATCTATAAAACAAAATATACATTTATTCGTACAACTTCGAGCACTATCTATTATGCTTTGTTTAAATTCTAAACCTAATTCTTCATCATAATCCTTCTCAATTTCAACTTCCCATATTTCTCCGGAAGACTTTTCTATGTTAAGGGTTAAGTATTCTTCTGTTATTAAAAATTTATAATCAATTATATCATTTACTTTTTTATTATTTATTGAAATCAAAAAATCTCCAACCTCTATGCCAGCTTCTTCGGCTATACTATAAGGTTTTATATAGCTTATATAATTTTTCATAGATCCTCCTTAGTTATAATTATACATCAAATTATAATACATCAATTTCTAGTTTAAGTCAATCTACTCGCATAAATAAGAGATTTAGCATCAAAATTTCAGTTAAAATTTTATTTTTACTGAAATTTAGGTACTAAATCTCCGATAAGATATTATATTATTTTACAAAATTCATATAATATCAAATTATATAAACATTGCTGTACTATCTACCTATTTATACTTAAGTATATTAATTAAAAAATTTTATGAATGCTTAAATAAAATTTAAAATAGAATTTAGTAAACTTCCTTATTTTTCGTAACTAAATTCTCCATCTTCTTTTATATTAAAAAAGTCTGCAAAACTTATATCAAATATATCCTTATTTATTTTTGATATATTTATTTTATTTTTTATAAGCTCTGTTAATACTCCAGCATAGGCTATATCCCCTTGAAGTATAGCTCCATATATAATTCCATCTTTATGTATTATTTTTTTATATATTTCACCTTTATGTATTATATCTACTTTATAACTTTCATCTTCAGGTTCTATTATTCCTAAAGATATAGTGTATACCCCTAAAAAGTTCATGGAATTTCTTGCTCCAAAGTTATCATTCAATAGCTTTTTTTCTCCTACCATATTATAAGCAGCTATTCTTCCTTGTTTCATAGCTATTGGCCATATAGGTGCTCTAAATGTTACATCTCCTGCAGCATATATATCTTTAACTGAAGTTTCACAATTATCATTTATCACTATTCCTTTTTCTATCTTTATTCTCTCATCTTTTATGAAATCTACATTTGCTTTAACCCCTGCTGTTACCACTACAATATCACAGTCTATTTCTTCACCATTGCTTAATTTTATTCCAGATATATTTCCATTATCATCTATTAAAGCGTCCTTAACTGCTACATTAGTCTTTATAACAACATTATGTTTAACAAACAAATCTTCGTATGTCTTTGAAGCTCTTTGATCTAATTGTAAGGGGAGTATCCTACTTCCCATCTCTATAACAGTTACTTCTACATTGTTTCCTAATAACCCCATAGTAGCATCTATCCCTACAAGTCCTGCACCTATTACTACTGCTTTTTTAATTTTTTTAGCCTCTTCTTTTATGACTATTGCATCATCTAAATCTCTTAAAGTATATACCCTTTTAGCTTCTCTTAAATGCTTAATTGGTGGTATAGAAGCATAAGAACCTGATGCTATGAGTAATTTATCATAATGCTCTGAAATATTTTCTTGCATTTTCACTGTCTTCTTATCTATATCAACAATCTCCACTTTTTTATTTTTTCTCCATTTTACATTATACTTAGTAAAAAAATCTTTTTCTATAAAAGATAATTCTTCTATTTTTCTATTGCCATCTATAAAATGATGTAATAGACATCTTGAATATACTTTATCATCTTTAGAAATCATAACGATTTCCGCATCTTTATCTAAATTTCTCAAAGTTTTAACTGCTGAAATTCCTGCTGCACTAACCCCTAGTATTACATATTTCATACTTTTAACCTCCCGAGCCTTAATATTTTTATAATATTATAAAACTAAGCTTTTATTTAAGAGAATTTTATACTTATATCTGCTAATTTATTTGCATTCTACTTTATAATCTCTCTTCTAAACTATAGAATGATAATTATATTTTTATTAAGAACTTCAACTAATACATTGTATCTACTTAAATTTTTAGCGTATATTTAAATTTTCCATACATAAATAGCTCCTGTAGGGCAGTTTTCTACACATCTAGGTATTTCTCTTCCATTACATAAATCGCATTTTATTATAACTTTACTGTTTTTTTCATCTGCCTTTAATACTCCATAAGGACAGTTCATTACACACATAAAACAGGTTGCACATTTATCCTTATTATAAGATACTACACCAGTTTTTTCATCTTTATCCATAGCTCCAGTTGTACAAGTATTTACACACTCTGGATTACCACAATGTCTACAAAATATAGGGGTTTTATTTCCCAGCATATCTAACTCTATATGATTTCGGCTTTCATTAACCTTATCTTCTAGATCTAAATCATATATGGATTTCCCTTTTTCATTATGTTCTGCCATACAGGCGAGAACACAGTTTAAACATCCTTCACATAAATCCTTTTTTATCATAATTCTTTTCATAAAGAATTCTCCTCTTAACAGATTATTTAAAAGCTACTTTAAATTTAATCTCATGACTAATATTTTTACATTGATCTGATATAATATTTAATTTAAATTCAGATCAATGTAAAAATGTAAATATTAGTATTGTTATTTAAGTCCTAATTTCTCTCTTCTATCTAAAACTATTGCTTCTAGTTTATCCGCAGCTTTTTTCACATCATCCTCAATTATTAGTTGTCCTCCGGTTAAGCTCTTAAGATCTTCTGTTAACACTTTAGATACCACCTTACTACCTCCTATAAATGGTGATATAGCAAGGTGCAATGGTAATCCTAATGCTAAACCAAAGGCTCCATCTGCTAATGCCTGTTCTTCTAGCCATTGTGGTGCTGAAAGCACTAATGGAAGTTGTGGTAAATCTACACCTAATTCTTTAGCTAATTCTGTAGCTACAATCTCAAGTCTTCCTATAGCAAGGCATGGTCCAAAGTTAAGTACTGGTGGAATTTTTAAACTTTCACATACTTTTCTTAAATTATCTCCTGCAAAAGAAGCTGCTGATGATGACATCAACCCTACATTTTCAAGTCCTCCACTAGAACATCCTGCTGAAAGAACTATTATATCTCTTTTTATAAGTTCTTTTGTTAGCTCTACTGTAAATACATCATGTCCCATAGCTGTTAAGTTAGAACATCCAACTACTCCAGCTACTCCTTTTATTTTCCCTTTTGCTATTAAATCTAATAATGGTTTCCAAGTTCCACCTAAAAATTCTTTAAGAGACACTTCGCTTACTCCGGTTACAACATCATTAAATCCATGATCTCTAGGTATGTTTACTGTGACATATCTCCTTCTCTCTTTGTATGCATCTAATGCTTCCTTTATAATATATTCACTTATTTTTTTTCTCTCTTCATAGGAATACTCTATGTATTCTGCATTAGATTTTTTAGCTACATCATCTAAACAAATCATTTTTACTTTTAAATTTTCTGTAATAGGCTCTATACCCGGTAATGTACAGTTAAATTCTGATACTATAGTATCTATTGCTCCTGTAGCAATTATAGCTTCACTGGTAAAATTATTTCCACCATGCCCTGAAAATACTTCTTTATAATATTCTCCCCTTAATTGTAAGTCTTGTCCTACACAGGTGCAGCCAACCAATCTAAAACCTTTAGCTCCAAGTTTCTTAGCCATCTCTACTACATCTTCTTCTATTAATCTATCTTGAAGATGCGCTATAGTTGAATGCTGGTGTCCTGTTATCATAATATTTATATAATTTTCATCTATAACCCTAAATCCAACCTTAGCATTTCTTATAACTGGTTCCCCCAGCATTACATCATTTAATAAATTTGTTAATGTTAATCCATAAACACCTGTGGATATACCTAGATTTAGACAATGTAATAACATTTCTACAGGATCACTATTTAGATTTGTAGAAGTCTTTACTATAGCATCAAAAACTTCTGATTTAGCTCCACCAGGTAATATATTAAGATTCTTCCAATTTTCATACCTTGGTTTATAAGCCATTTTTTCTACTACTTCCATTTTTTCATACCTTGGTTTATATAAATCTTTTAAAATCTTATCTGCTATTTTAACTGCTTTTTTGTATATATCATCTTCCTCTATTTCAAAGAGTTCTGCTAACCTATTTAAGGCCTTTTCACCTTTTATTTTTCCCTTATTTTCACCTGTGGCTTTTAAGTTTCTTGCAGTGTTTTCTACTATATGAAGGTAGCATCCTGCTCCTGCTGCTACTGCTCTCAAAAAATTTCTTGCAACTATAGTATCTGCATTAGCACCGCATACTCCTCTTGGTGATTTTGGAGTTATTCTGCAAGGACCATTTGAACAAAGTCTACAGCAAACTCCTAGTTGCCCAAAACCACACTTTATTTTTTGATTCTCTACCCTATGATGAGAAGTTTCCATATCCATATTAGATATAAATCCTTGAAGAACTTTATCTGCTGATTTACAAGTTTTACAATTTGTACACATTGAAATACCCATCCTCCTATAATGTTAACCTATTTGGTATAGTTTTGTTTATTTATAAAAGGAATTTGTTTAATTCCTTTATTTATATATTCATTTATGTTTTTAACTTTTATCAATAAATTTTTTATTTTAATAATATACCTTTTCGGTATACTTTTGCATTAATAAACCTTACATATGCTATTTTCATTTATTCTTTATAGAACTATTTACTTCTTTTGATCTAAAATTTTTTGAAAATTTATGGATTCTAATTCACTAGCAAGGTTTCTTTGTACTTTACATAAAGTTCTGTGAATTTCACATTTCCCATTTTTGCCTGCATTACAATACTCAGGATCATATATACATCTATTTATACAAATTGGCCCGTCTATTGATTCTATTACATCTTTTAAATTTATATTCTTAGGCTGTTTATTTAATGCATATCCACCCTTAACACCTCTAAAAGATATTATTATTCCTGACTTTGTAAGTTTTCTTAAAAGTTTTAGTAAAAATCTTAGAGGTAATCCTTCTTCCTCAGATATAATTCTCGCTTCTACTTTTTCTCCATAACCCAATTTTGATAAATAGAGTATAACTCTTAACGCATAGTCTGCTTCTTGAGTGATTTTCATATTTATTCTCCTAAAAGTATACTTAATGAGTATATTTTAAATATACTCACTTATTATACAATTGTCAATATTCTTTACTTAAAATCAGAACTTTAATACTTAAATTCCAGTAAAATTGCATTTTTACTGGAATTTAAGTATTTTATACTCACTTTAAAATATGATAATATAGCATAATTTTATTATCTTTTAAATTTCTATTCATTTAAATCTACTTGTTTTCCAGTAACCATGTAAATAGTCCACTCACAAATATTAGTCGCGTGATCTGCTATTCTCTCTAAAAATTTACATACAAATAAAAATTGTGTTGCTTGGTTTGTATACTTAACATCTCTCCCCATAACTTCAACCATTTCTTTAAAAACACTTTTGTATAGTGCATCTACCTCATCATCTCTTTTACATACCTCATAGGCTCCATGTACATCACTTTGTACATAGGCATCCAAGGAATCTTTTACCATATTATTAACTATATAAGCTATTTTAGGAATAAAGATAAGCTCTTTTATATAACTTTCTCCAATTAGTTTTTTAGTTATTTTACTAATATCTACAGCGTGATCTGCTATTCTTTCTAGGTCAGTTACTATTTTAGTAGTTGTAAATATATCCCTTAGATCTACAGCTAGAGGTTGTTGAGTAGCTATAAGTTTAATTGCCATATCTTCTATTTCTTTTTCTGCAGTGTCAACTAGATCATCATTTTTAATCACTTTATCTGCAAGTTCAATATCCGTATCAATAAGAGATTTAACTGAATTATATATTTGTTTTTCAACTATACTTCCCATTCTAAGAATGTGATTATGCAATTCCTGAAGACTTGTATCGAAAGAAGTTCTAACCATACTATATACCTCCTTTTTGTAATTTTAAAAATATTATCCAAAACGCCCTGTTATATAATCCTCTGTCCTTTTGTCACTTGGATTATAAAATATATTCTCCGTAACTCCACACTCTATAATCTCTCCATTCAAGAAAAACGCGGTCTTATCTGATATCCTACCTGCCTGTTGCATATTATGTGTCACAATTATAACTGTATAATTTTTTTTAATTTCATCCATTAATTCCTCTATTTTAGATGTAGATATTGGATCTAAGGCTGAAGTAGGCTCATCCATTAAAATAATTTCTGGCTCTACAGCTAGGGTCCTTGCAATACATAACCTTTGCTGTTGTCCCCCTGATAATCCTAAAGCATTTTTATGAAGCCTATCTTTCACTTCATCCCATATGGCTGCTCCGATTAAGCTTTTTTCTACTATTTCATCTAACTTATTTTTATCTTTAATTCCATGAATTCTAGGACCATATGTTATATTATCGTATATGGACATTGGAAAAGGATTAGGTTTTTGAAATACCATCCCTATTCGCTTTCTAAGTTTTATTACATCATAATCTTGTGAGTATATATTTCTGTTTTCAAAAGTTATTTCTCCTGTAATCTTAACTGATTCAATTAAGTCATTCATTCTATTTATCGTTCTTAAAAATGTTGATTTACCACAACCTGAAGGTCCTATTAGAGCTGTAACCTCATTTTTTTCAATTTTTATATTTATATCCTTTAGAGCATGATTATTTCCATAATAAAAATTTAATTTCTTTGCCTCTATTATATTCATTTATACATTCCCCTTTATAGACCTTATTTCTTTCCTGTATATGATTTATATATTTTGTCACCTATTATCCTTGAAGATATATTAAATATTAGAACCATCAGGATCAAAACTGCTGATGCTCCA
The nucleotide sequence above comes from Hathewaya histolytica. Encoded proteins:
- a CDS encoding DUF512 domain-containing protein, whose product is MKNYISYIKPYSIAEEAGIEVGDFLISINNKKVNDIIDYKFLITEEYLTLNIEKSSGEIWEVEIEKDYDEELGLEFKQSIIDSARSCTNKCIFCFIDQMPKGMRNTLYFKDDDSRLAFLQGNFVTLTNMKEEEIQRIIDYKISPINISVHTTNPELRVKMLKNRFAGKVYKYMERFAEAGIIMNCQIVLCPGINNGDELKNTIEDLYKLYPQIRNVAAVPVGITKFREGLHEIEIYSKETAKKEIEELKFLQEKYIKNIGNPFIRLSDEFYVLAEEEIPETKFYGDFGQIEDGVGMIRALRNNIEGSLEYLENNKKVSFTMATGTSAYRDIKNVANVIMKKNPNISINVERILNNFFGETITVSGLLTGVDIINQLKGKELGDYIILPDNIIRKGYELAEDDKKILLDDYTINDLEKELQREIILCDYTGEDLINIINEFSREE
- a CDS encoding NAD(P)/FAD-dependent oxidoreductase, whose protein sequence is MKYVILGVSAAGISAVKTLRNLDKDAEIVMISKDDKVYSRCLLHHFIDGNRKIEELSFIEKDFFTKYNVKWRKNKKVEIVDIDKKTVKMQENISEHYDKLLIASGSYASIPPIKHLREAKRVYTLRDLDDAIVIKEEAKKIKKAVVIGAGLVGIDATMGLLGNNVEVTVIEMGSRILPLQLDQRASKTYEDLFVKHNVVIKTNVAVKDALIDDNGNISGIKLSNGEEIDCDIVVVTAGVKANVDFIKDERIKIEKGIVINDNCETSVKDIYAAGDVTFRAPIWPIAMKQGRIAAYNMVGEKKLLNDNFGARNSMNFLGVYTISLGIIEPEDESYKVDIIHKGEIYKKIIHKDGIIYGAILQGDIAYAGVLTELIKNKINISKINKDIFDISFADFFNIKEDGEFSYEK
- a CDS encoding 4Fe-4S dicluster domain-containing protein; this encodes MKRIMIKKDLCEGCLNCVLACMAEHNEKGKSIYDLDLEDKVNESRNHIELDMLGNKTPIFCRHCGNPECVNTCTTGAMDKDEKTGVVSYNKDKCATCFMCVMNCPYGVLKADEKNSKVIIKCDLCNGREIPRCVENCPTGAIYVWKI
- the cooS gene encoding anaerobic carbon-monoxide dehydrogenase catalytic subunit; protein product: MSMCTNCKTCKSADKVLQGFISNMDMETSHHRVENQKIKCGFGQLGVCCRLCSNGPCRITPKSPRGVCGANADTIVARNFLRAVAAGAGCYLHIVENTARNLKATGENKGKIKGEKALNRLAELFEIEEDDIYKKAVKIADKILKDLYKPRYEKMEVVEKMAYKPRYENWKNLNILPGGAKSEVFDAIVKTSTNLNSDPVEMLLHCLNLGISTGVYGLTLTNLLNDVMLGEPVIRNAKVGFRVIDENYINIMITGHQHSTIAHLQDRLIEEDVVEMAKKLGAKGFRLVGCTCVGQDLQLRGEYYKEVFSGHGGNNFTSEAIIATGAIDTIVSEFNCTLPGIEPITENLKVKMICLDDVAKKSNAEYIEYSYEERKKISEYIIKEALDAYKERRRYVTVNIPRDHGFNDVVTGVSEVSLKEFLGGTWKPLLDLIAKGKIKGVAGVVGCSNLTAMGHDVFTVELTKELIKRDIIVLSAGCSSGGLENVGLMSSSAASFAGDNLRKVCESLKIPPVLNFGPCLAIGRLEIVATELAKELGVDLPQLPLVLSAPQWLEEQALADGAFGLALGLPLHLAISPFIGGSKVVSKVLTEDLKSLTGGQLIIEDDVKKAADKLEAIVLDRREKLGLK
- a CDS encoding RrF2 family transcriptional regulator, encoding MKITQEADYALRVILYLSKLGYGEKVEARIISEEEGLPLRFLLKLLRKLTKSGIIISFRGVKGGYALNKQPKNINLKDVIESIDGPICINRCIYDPEYCNAGKNGKCEIHRTLCKVQRNLASELESINFQKILDQKK
- the phoU gene encoding phosphate signaling complex protein PhoU → MVRTSFDTSLQELHNHILRMGSIVEKQIYNSVKSLIDTDIELADKVIKNDDLVDTAEKEIEDMAIKLIATQQPLAVDLRDIFTTTKIVTDLERIADHAVDISKITKKLIGESYIKELIFIPKIAYIVNNMVKDSLDAYVQSDVHGAYEVCKRDDEVDALYKSVFKEMVEVMGRDVKYTNQATQFLFVCKFLERIADHATNICEWTIYMVTGKQVDLNE
- the pstB gene encoding phosphate ABC transporter ATP-binding protein PstB; protein product: MNIIEAKKLNFYYGNNHALKDINIKIEKNEVTALIGPSGCGKSTFLRTINRMNDLIESVKITGEITFENRNIYSQDYDVIKLRKRIGMVFQKPNPFPMSIYDNITYGPRIHGIKDKNKLDEIVEKSLIGAAIWDEVKDRLHKNALGLSGGQQQRLCIARTLAVEPEIILMDEPTSALDPISTSKIEELMDEIKKNYTVIIVTHNMQQAGRISDKTAFFLNGEIIECGVTENIFYNPSDKRTEDYITGRFG